In a single window of the Salvelinus alpinus chromosome 15, SLU_Salpinus.1, whole genome shotgun sequence genome:
- the LOC139540236 gene encoding mitochondrial glutamate carrier 1-like, whose protein sequence is MAEQKVSLPAKLINGGVAGLVGVTCVFPIDLAKTRLQNQQGARVYTGMLDCLTKTVKMEGYFGMYRGAVVNLTLVTPEKAIKLAANDIFRQKLSKDGKLPLWGEILAGCGAGTCQVIVTTPMEMLKIQLQDAGRLAAITRVVQAPTAAPGPVPSLVAPPPSQPAPPPRTTAIRITLELLKTRGLPGLYRGAGATLMRDVPFSMIYFPMFANLNALGRGEPSSHGHLQERAPFLQSFMAGCTAGSVAAVAVTPLDVIKTRIQTLQKGEGEDTYRGIVDCTRRIWSKEGPATFLKGATCRALVIAPLFGIAQGVYFLGVGEQLLGLLE, encoded by the exons ATGGCCGAGCAGAAAGTTAG CCTACCTGCTAAGCTGATTAATGGGGGCGTGGCAGGGCTGGTGGGTGTGACCTGTGTGTTTCCTATTGATCTGGCTAAGACCCGCCTGCAGAACCAGCAGGGTGCCCGAGTCTACACCGGGAT GCTGGACTGTTTGACGAAGACCGTTAAGATGGAAGGCTACTTTGGGATGTATAGAG GTGCAGTAGTGAATCTCACTCTTGTCACACCAGAAAAAGCCATCAAACTGGCAGCAAACGATATCTTCAGACAGAAACTCTCCAAGGATGG GAAGTTGCCCCTATGGGGGGAGATACTGGCAGGATGTGGGGCGGGGACGTGTCAGGTGATAGTGACCACACCCATGGAGATGCTCAAGATCCAGTTGCAAGATGCAGGAAGGTTGG ctGCCATAACCAGAGTGGTCCAAGCACCCACTGCAGCTCCTGGTCCAGTGCCGTCATTGGTGGCCCCCCCTCCATCCCAGCCAGCCCCACCACCACGGACCACTGCCATCCGTATCACCCTGGAGCTACTGAAAACACGCGGCCTGCCTGGCCTCTACCGGGGAGCAGGAGCCACATTGATGAG GGACGTCCCTTTCTCTATGATCTACTTCCCGATGTTCGCCAACCTGAATGCGCTGGGCCGAGGAGAGCCGAGTAGCCATGGACACCTGCAGGAGCGGGCCCCCTTCCTGCAGTCCTTCATGGCAGGCTGCACAGCTGGATCAGTGGCAGCTGTAGCTGTCACCCCACTGgacg TCATAAAGACTCGTATACAGACCTTGcagaagggggagggggaggacacATACCGTGGCATTGTTGACTGCACACG GCGGATCTGGAGTAAAGAGGGCCCGGCAACATTCCTCAAGGGGGCGACATGTCGCGCTCTGGTCATTGCTCCGCTCTTTGGCATCGCACAGGGAGTCTACTTTCTGGGCGTAGGAGAGCAGTTGCTAGGGCTACTGGAATAG